The Actinoplanes sp. N902-109 genomic interval CAGCTCGGGTTCGAGCGCGGCGAGCAGGGCGCTGCCGGCCGGGGGCGGCTCGACCAGCCGGTGGCCGGCCGCTTCGGACTCGGCGAAGACGAACGGTCCCCGGGTCAGCGGACGGCACCAGGACTGGGCCAGGGCGAGGTAGTAGTCGAGTAGCCCGCGGATGGCCGTGCGGCGGGTCGCGGGGTCGTCGTGCTGTTCGGCGAGCCGGACGGTGGCGTCGCGGACCAGGTCGTGCAGGCGGTAGACGCCCGGGGCCGGCTCCAGCAGCACGTTGTCCTCGACCAGCGACTCCAGGCAGCTCTCGATCTCGTCGAGCGGCAGGTCGTGCAGCGCGGCGACCGAGCGGGCCCGGATGTCGGTGCCGGGGTGCAGGCTCAGCGAGCGGAAGACGTCCTGGTGCCGGGGGCTCAGATGGCGGTAGGACAGGTTGAGCACCGCGATCACGTCGCGGTCGTCGGTGGCCAGCAGGCGCGTGCGCGAGCGATATTCGCGCAGCTGCTCGGTCAGATAACCGAGGGTCCAGCTGGTCCGGTGGCGGAACCGGGCGGCGGCGATCCGGACAGCCAGCGGCAGGTGGCCGCAGAGCGCGACGATCTCCGGCAGCTCCGGCGCGTCGAGCGGCGCCCGGGCGGCCCCGGCGACCCGGTGGAACAGCTCGACGGACTCGGCCGGGGGCAGCACGTCGAGCGCGAGCGGGATGGCGCCCTCGACCGACAGCAACCTGCGGCGGCTGGTGATGACCACGAGGATGCCGGCGGTGCCCGGCAGCAGCGGGACGATCTGGGCGGCGTCGACCGCGTTGTCCAGCACCAGCAGCGCCTTGCGGCCGGCCATCGCGGTGCGCCAGGCCGCGGTGAGCGCGTCGAGGCCGTGCGGGATCAGCTCGATCGGCACGCCCGTGGCCTGCAGCAACTCGGTGATGGCCGCGGCCGGTGGCAGCGGCTCCTTGTCACGGGTGAAGCCGCGCAGGTCGACGAAGAACTGGCCGTCGGGATAGCGCTCGGCCACCCGGTGTGCCAGCCGCAGGGCCAGCGCCGTCTTGCCGACGCCACCCATGCCGTCGATCGCCGAGATGGTCAGCGTCGTTGCCTCCTGCTCCGACAGCACCGCGGCGAGCTGCTCGAGCTCCTGCTCACGGCCGGTGAAGTCGGGTGTGGTGTGCGGCAGCAGGCGGGGTGCGGCGGGTGCCGGCGACCCGGCCGGTGCCGGTGCGCCGGTCGTCGCCTCGCCACGCAGGATCGTGGCGTAGATCTCCTGCAACGCCTGGCCCGGGTCGGTGCCCAGCTCGTCGGCGAGGACCTGACGACCTTTCTCGTACGCCGCCAGGGCCTCCGCCGACCGCCCACTGTGCAGCAGCGCGGTGAGCAGGAGCGCCCGCGCGGACTCGCGGAGCGGGTGGCCTTCGACGACCTCGGTCAGCTCGGTCACCGCCTCGGCGTACTCGCCGCGCCGGATCCGCAACTCGGCCAGCAGCTCGACGGCGTCGGCCCGGCGTTCCTCGAGCCGGGCCGCGGCGCTGAGCAACGCCCGGCTGTCCACGCCGTTGAGCGCCTGCCCCCGCCACAGCCCGAGCGCCGCGACCAGTTCGGTCAGGGCCGGTCCGGGCTGGTCGGCGCGAACCAGCCGGCGGGCCTCGGCGACCCGGTCGGCGAACACCAGGCAGTCGACGTTGGCCCGGGGGATGACCAGGCGATATCCCTCTGCCTCGGTGCGCAGCTCGACGTCGTCGTAGGGCCGCAGCACCGTACGCAACTTGCTGGTCAGGTTGTGCAGTTGCTGTTGCCACGAACCGGGTGGGCTGTCCCACAAGGCGTCGGCCAGCTGGTCCTTGGACAGCAGCTCGCCCGCGTGCAGGGCCAGCACGGCGATCAGCTTGGTGTGCCGCACGCCGCCGACGGCGAGCAGGCGGTCACCAGCCGTGAGGCGCACCGGCCCCAGGACGCGCAACTGGACCTCTGGCCCGGACATGCGGGACGACATGGCGCAGCACCCTCCCCCGATCGGCGTCTGCCCTGCCGACGGCATGCTAGCTCGCGTCCGTCCATATTCACCAATGACTATGGTCAGGCCGGTAGTCACCGAGTAGTCCGTGAGTAGTGCAAAAGTAGCGACCGGCATGGATGATGGTGCGCGCTCATCCGGTTCTCTCGACAAAGGAGTGGTCATCGCATGAAGGCGGCATGGTTCGGACTCGTGGCGGCGTGTCTGGCACTGGTCGTCGTGGGCGTTGTCGTCCACGTCGGCGGGGCGGCCGGCAACTCCGGCCCGGGCAGCACGCCCAAGGCCCCCATCGGCGCCGTCGCCCAGATGGACTGCGCGGGCTGCGCCTGATCGCAGCAGTGGCACCACAACGGCCGGATGCCGGACGCAGCGCTTTCCTGTTCACGCTGACGTTCCTGCTGCTCGTGCTGGCCGGGGCGGTGGGCGGGCAGCTCCCGGGTGTCCCGGCCACCGTCTCCGCCCTGCTCCGCCCGGCCGCGGCGGGATGGCCGCAGCACTGGCGGTTCTTCACCGGCGGCGAGCGGACCCGGGCCTGGGTGGCCTGGCAGATCGGTGCCGGTGGCACGCTGACCCCGCTGACGATCCCGCTGGTCGCGGCGGCGGATCTCGGCGGGCTCAGCCGCCGGGCCCATGCCCAGCTCGCCGAGACCTCCGGCCTGGTCGCCCAGGTGCCGGCAACGGGCTGGCACGGCTGCGCCGGCGCGGACCGTACGGCGTGTGCGCGGGCCGCCGCGGCCGGCCCGCCGATCACCCTGGACAATGCCGCCCAGACGCCGACGATCTGCGGCGCCGTGCTGCTGACCGTGGAAAGGCCACCCCTGCGCCGTACGGACAAGGGCTTCACGGCCGAGGTCGCCGTGGCCGCCGCGGTGCGATGCGGGTGACCGCCCGGATCGCCGGGTTCGAACCCCGCGGGCGGGCGTACGCGCTGCTGCGGACCACGCTGGCGGCGCAGGCGCTGATCGTGCTGGTGCTGGATCCCGACGGCCGGCTGTTCCCGGCGACCGCGGCCAACCCGGGCGGCGTGCGCTGCGACGGCGTGCACGGGGCGGCCCTGTGGTGCCTGGGCGGCCCCTCGGCGTCGTTGCTGCCGGCCCGGCTCGTGACGATCGTCGTGCTGCTGCCGGCGATGCTCGGCTGGCGCCCGCGCCTGGTCGGCATCCCGCACTGGTACGTGACGTTCAGCCTGGCCATGGCGATGCCGGTGCCGGTCGGCGGGGACTACGTCGCGCAGATCGCCACGATGCTGCTGATCCCGGTCTGCCTGGGCGATCGGCGGCGCTGGCACTGGTCCCCGGTGCGGGCCCCGCTCGCACCGGGGTGGCGGGGCGCGGCGTACGCGGCCACGCTGGTGCTGCGGCTGCAGGTCACCATCATCTATGCGACGGCGGGCCTGGCCAAGGCGGCCGACGGGCGGTGGCGCGACGGCTCGGTGCTCGCGATGCTCTCCACCGACCCGCGCTACGGTCTGCCGGGGTGGCTGCGCCCGGCCGGGCTGTTCCTGGCCGGGCACGCGCCGCTCGCGATCGGAGCGGCCTGGGCGGTGATCGGGGCGGAGGTGCTGCTGGCGGTGGCGGTGCACGGCACGGCCGGGTGGCGGCGGGCGGCGTTCGTCGTCGGCGTCGTGTTGCACGCCGGGATCGTGGTGGCGTTCGGCCTGCCCACGTTCGGGGCAGTGATGATCGCTGTGCTGGGCTACGCCTGTTACGCCGGCCGGCGTACGGAAGGCGCGGGCAGCGGAACCGCCCGGTGTGCGCAGGGCGCGCCGGTCATCGATGCACAGGAAAGGTGAATGGCATGTCCGTCGAGGTCTCGGTCCTGGATCCGGCCGCGCTCACCGAGGAGGACGTGGACCGGTACCACGCGCTGGTCACCTCGGCGGCCGCCGTCGACCGGCCGGAGAACCCGCCGCTGACCCGGGCGTGGACGCACAGCTGGCTGACCACGCCGGACACCGCGGACCGTACGACGCTGTACTGGTCGGCGCGGCTCGGCGGCAGCATCGCCGGCGTGGGCAAGCTGGTGCTGCCCGGGCACGAGAACGGCCGCAGCGCCGAGGTGGACCTGCGGGTCGGGCCGGAGCAGCGCCGCCGGGGGGTGGCCCGCGCGCTGCTGGCCGCCATGGCGCCCGCCGCGCAGGAGCACGATCGGGTCACGCTGTTCTCCTGGATCGTCGCCGATGCCCCGCCGGCGTTCCTGGCCGAGCGGCTCGGTGCCGAGATCGTGCACACCAACCACCTGCAGGTGCTGCGGCTCGACGGGGGCGGCGCCGACCGGTGGCGGACCCCCGAGCCGGCCGGCTACCGCTCCGTACGGTGGATCGGGCACGTCCCCGACGATCTGCTGGAGCTGTTCGCCACGGCCAAGAAGGCCATCCAGGACGCACCGCTCGGCGGGACCGCCACGCAGATCCCGGTGTGGACGCCCGAGCGCATCCGGGCCGCCGAGCGGGACCTGGCGGCCCGCGGGGTCGAGCGCCGGGTGGTGGTCGCGGTGCACGAAGCCACCGGCGAGATCGCCGGGCTGACCGAGCTGCAGTTCCACCCCGAGCGCCCGCGGGTGGGCATCCAGCAGGACACCTCCGTACGAAGGGAGCACCGCGGCCACGGTCTCGGCCGGTTCGTGAAGGCGGAGATGCTGGGGTGGGTGACCGCGACCCGCGACCTGCGCCCGGAGCTGGTCATGACCACGACCGCCACGCAGAACGCGCACATGCGACGGATCAACGAGGAGCTCGGCTTCGAGCTGGCCCGCCGGATCCAGCTGGCCGAGATCAAGACCGACGCCCTGCGTGCCGCTCTGGGTTAGCGAGCGGTTAGTGGCCTCCTGGCATCCTGGTCAGCGACCGGGTGCGAGACAGTACGGGGGCGCACCGGGCCGGTGGGAACGAGCGGGGAGGGGCGTGTGCGCGTCCCTCCCGCTGACCGCGCCTGCCCGCCGCGGGAACCAAACCGGCACCCTTGTCAGGCCGCACCCATGACCAGGCCCTCGATGGTGTGCTTCTGGGTGATCGGGGTGAGCACGTCCACCACCGGGCAGTGCAGGTGCCGCTTGAGCTCCGCGGGGAGCGTGGCCCAGAACCCGTGGGTCACGGCCATGTCGTGCTTGTCGCCGTTAATCCCCCCGGGGGCGTCGACGCCGAGCACGAGCACCGGGCGCGACTTCTGCGACTCGTTGCGGGTGCCGCGGTGGATCGTCAGCGCCGAGCGGGCCGAGATGTCGCCGCGCTTCGGGTACTTGCGGACCGCGCGGTCCTCGTACCGGCCGTAGGACTGCTTGGGCGGGAACATACCGTGCCCGAACGCGGGGTCGTCGTCGAACTGGGTGCCCGGGGCGATCTCGAACGGGCCCATGTCCTCCTCGGTGTCCACACCGGTGAGGTTGAACGCCAGCGAGTCCAGCTTGCCCTCGGCCCGGGTGAGCTCGGGCATCGGGAAGTCGCGGTGCCACGGCTGGTTGACCGCACCGGCGAACGGGATGTCGAAGCCGAGCTCGACGATCCGGTAGTCCGGGCCGAGCACCGACTCGCACACCGCGGTGACCCACGGGTGCGTCACCAGCTCGACGAAGCCGCGCAGCTGCTCGGGGTGGATCTCCACGTAGTAGCGCTTGGGGCCGCGCCCGACCGCGCCGTCCGGGCGCGCGCTGGCCTCGGCGAACGCCTTCTCGATGTCCTCGCGCATGAGGTCGGCCCACCCGGTGCTGAACGCACCCTTGCAGGCGGTGATGCCGTCGGTGTAGATCGCCTCGCGGGCCGCCGCGCCGATGTCCGTGGTCGTCATGCCACCATGGTTGCAACGTTGCATGCAACGTTGCAAGTGCTCCCGCTCGATTTTTCACCATGCGCGTCCCGATAGGCTTCCCGCCATGGGCGCGACTCTGCGGCAGGTGGCCGAACGGGCCGGGGTGTCGGTGCGCACGGTGTCCAACGTGGTCAGCGGCTTCGCCCTGGTGGCACCGGAGACCCGCTCCCGGGTGCAGGCCGCGATCGACGAGCTGCAATACCGGCCCAACGCCGCCGCCCGGCACCTGCGCGGCGGGCGTTCCGGGCTGGTCGCGCTGGCCGTGCCCGAGATCGCGTCGCCCTACTTCGGCGAACTCGCCGGCCTGCTCGCCCGGGAGGCGGAACGCCGGTCCTGGCTGATGCTCATCCAGCAGACCGGCGGCGACGCCAAGGACGAAAGAGCCCTGCTCGACGGCGTACGGGGCCAAGTGGTCGACGGCGTCATCCTCAGCCCCTGGGCCCTGTCCCCGGCCGACCTGACCCACCGCACCGAGACCCTCCCGCTCGTGCTGCTCGGCGAACAGGACGCCGACGGCCTGCTCGACCACGTCGCCGTGGACAGCGTCGCCGCCGCCCGCGAGGCCACCGCCCACCTCATCGCCCGCGGCCGCACCCGGATAGCGGCCATCGGCCGGCAACCCCACCTGGAGAACGGCACCGCGGCCCGCCGCCTGCAGGGTTACCGTCAGGCGCTGACCGCGGCCGGCCTGCCGGTGCGGCCGGACCTCGAGATCCCGGTGGCCCGCCTGCACCGCGCGGACGGCGCCGAGGCCATGGCCACCCTGCTGAACCGCGCCGACGCGGTGTTCTGCTTCAGCGACCAGCTCGCCCTGGGCGCCATGCGGACCGCCCTGCGGCACGGCCTGCGCATCCCGCAGGACCTGGCGGTGGCGGGCTTCGACGACGTGGAGGACGGCCGCTACGCAACTCCCGCACTCACCACCATCGCCCCGGACAAGGAGGCCATTGCCCGCGAGGCTCTGACCTGTCTGGAGGACCGTCTCGCCGGCGACCGCACGGCCCCGGCCCGGCGCATCGTGGTCGGCCACCGGCTCGTCGTCCGCGACAGCACCTGACTGCCCGTCGTCGCCGCTTTCCCGGGCGCGCGGTTTCGCCTTTTCGGGTTCACGGCCCCCGCCTTTCGGGCTCGCGTTCCCGCCTTTTTCGGGCTCGTTGCGACGTCACCGTACGCGGTCCGGTGACCGCGCTGAGTCGTCGCATTGGCTACAGATCGCCGCCGCCACGACCGGCCGGGCGCAGAGTACGGTGATGCGAACACTCCTGGTTGCCGTGCTGCTCACCGGTGCCGGGGCGGGTGCTCCATCGACTGCGCCGGTCGACATCGACAGCGTGCGCGGCTGGAACGACCTTGCCCTGACCGCCGTACGGACCACCCGCGCCACCGACGCCGACGCCGCGCGGCTGTACGCCATGATCGGCGTAGCGATCTACGACGCCGTCAACGGTCTCACCGCCGGACCCGCCCGCGCGCCGGCCCTCGTACCCGGCCCCGGCCCCCGCGGCGGTGACGAACAGGCCGCGGCGGCCGCTGCCGCGCACGCCGTGCTGGTGCGCGCCGACCCGGACCGGGCGGTCTCCTACGACGTACGCCTGGAAAGCGATCTCACCCGCCTGCGCGACGCCCGCACACCCGGCGTGACCAGCGGCGAACGCTGGGGCCGGCAGGTCGGCGAGGCGGTCGTCGCAAGCCGCGCCACCGACGGGTCGACCCCGGTCGAGAGCCAGCCGGCCGGTGCCGGACCCGGCGTGTTCCGGGCCGCCTGGCCGGGCGCGCAGTATCGCGAGGTCCGCCCGTTCGCCATCGCCGACCCCGCCCGTTATCTGCCCGGCCCGCCGCCCGCCCTGGACAGCGTCGCCTACGCGGGCGCGTTCGCCGAGGTGGCCGTGCTCGGCAACGCCGCCCTCCCGGCCCCCGACCTGCTCGCCACGTACCAGTTCTGGTCGCTGCCCGCCGGCTCCAGCCAGCCGCCGGGGGAGTGGCTCCGCATAGCGCTGGAGGTCGCCCAAGCCCGCCACCTCCCGACAGCAGCGCAGGCACGTCTTGACGCATTGATCACATTGGCGCTGGCCGACACGACAGTCAGTACCGTCAACACGAAATACACCTACCGCCACTGGCGCCCGGCCACGGCCATCCGCGAGGCGGACACCGACGGCAACCCGGCGACCACCCCGGACCCGACGTGGTCACCCCGGGCGGGCAGCGCAGGCTCGTCCCCCGAGTACGTCTCCGGCCACAGCTCCTACAGCACCGCCGCCGCAACCGTCCTGGCCGGCTTCTTCTGCAACGACGCCATCCCCTTCACCCACACCACCGACTCGGCCCCGAACGGCACACCCCGCACCTACCCCACCTTCTCCGCAGCCGCCGCGGAAGCCGGCCGCTCCCGCATCTACGGCGGCCAGCACTTCGACTTCAGCAACCAAACCGGCGCCACCATCGGCCGCGGCGTAGCAACCGAAGTCCTGGCCCACAGCCTCCTCCTCCGCCGAGGCCCCACCCACCACGGCGCCTGCCCCCGCTGACCCCACATACGGCACCGCCCGCCGCCCGCGTCCGTCTGCCGCCCGCGTCCGTCTGCCGCCCGCGTCCGCCCACCGCGTACGGCACCGCCCACCCGTGCCTGCCCGCCCACCCGCGCCTGCCCGCGCTCGTGCCCGTCCGCCGCCCGTGTCCGCACACCCGCGCCCGCCCGTGCCCGTCCGCCGCCCGTGTCCGCCCACCCGCGCCTGCCGCCCACCCGCGCCCGTCCGCCGCCCGTGTCCGTCTGCCGTCCGAGAGTTGGCGTCGCCGCTTCCGCCGTTCCCGCTCCTGGGCCGAGGCGTGCCGAGCCGCCTTTCCCGCGCGGCCTACTTGCCTTCCCACGCTGCCCCGCCACCTTGGGTGCTGTCCAGCCGCCTTCCCCACGCTGCCCACCGGCTGGCGTTCGTCCGCTCGAGGCGTTTCCGCTGGTCGTTTTCCGTTGCGGGCGCCTGTCGTGGTGTCTCTGTCGGGGTGTTTCCCGTTGCGTGTGTTTGTCGCAGTGTCTGCCGGGCGTTTTCCCGTTGTGGGCCGCGCGTCCGGCGCCGCGCCCTCCTCTGGCGAGTGGTCCCGGATCTGTGCTTCATCCGGCGAGGAGTTCCGCTCGGCCCGCTGGTCTGCCCTGGTGCATCAATGGTGATGAGGAGGACCCCATGGGCATGATTCACATTGATTTTCACCACGCTCGACCTGGTCGCGCAGGCGCCGGGCGCGACGGAGGAAGACCCCGAGGGCGGCTTCGCGTACGGCGGATGGCAGGCGCCGTTGTGGGACGACACGGTCGACCGGCAAGAACACCAGCACCAGCTGAGCGCCAGCAGACCTGATTACCACGCCGTCAGCAACAGGCGAAGCCCAGCAACAAGCGCTCAGCGACAGCCCCAGCCGGGCGACAGCCCCAGCCGGGCGACAGGCCCAGCCGAGCGACAGGCCCAGCCGAGCGGCAAGCATTCTCGGCACGAGCGGCAAGCACTCTCCGGCACGGCACGGCACGGCACGGCGAGTCGAACGGCGCACCGGCGGCGGCAAGGCCGTACTCGGAACGAATGCGACCGCCCGGGTGTTCACCTCTATCGTGACGATCACCTTCGCCGTTCTTGGCGACTCCATCGCGTACGGCCAGGGCGCCACCCGCCCGGCCGACACGATCAGCGCGCGACTCGCCGCCGACCTGGCCGGTTCGGGCATCCCCGCCGAGGTTCGGATGTTCGCGGTGCCCGGCGCTGACAGCCGCTCGCTGGCCGCGCAAGTCGACCGGGCCACCGCCGCGGACCCCCACCTCGCGCTCATCATCATCGGCGCGAATGATCTCACCCACATGGTTCCGCCGCAGCAGGCTGCCACGCTGCTCGGCGACGCGGTGCGGACCCTGCGCGGCGCCGGCGCCGAGGTGGTCGTGGCGCCGGCGCCGGACCTCAGTGTCGTACCGTGGGTGCCGCCGCAGATGCGGTTGCTGGTCCAGGCCGGCAGCCGGGCCCTCCGGCAGGAGCAGACCCGCGCCGCGCTGGCCGCCGGGGCCCGCATCGCCGACATCAGCGGCACCTCGGCCGCGGCCTTCGCCTCCGACGCGAGCCTCTTCAGCGCCGACCGCTTCCACCCGTCAAGCGCCGGCTACGCGGTGATCAGCACCGCCCTGACCCCCACGATCCGCGAGGCAGCCGCCGCCGCCAAAGCCCCGCGCTGACCGCCCGCGCAGTGCGAGCCCTGCACTGACCAACCGGCGCAGCGCGAGCCCTGCACTGACCAACCGGCGCAGTGCGAGCTGTGCGCTGACCAACCGGCGCAGTGCGAGCTGTGCGCTGACCAACCACGCAGCCCGAGCCACGCGCCGATCACCAACGCTGCCCGAGCCACGGGTTCACCGCCCGACCTGAACCGCATAGTGCCGAGCGTCCACAGGTTGATCAACCCGTGCAGTCGATCCACAGGTTGATCAACCCACCGGCCCGATGACGCGGCCGGTCAGGATCCGGTGATCGACCAGTGCCACGGCTCCGAAGGCAGGTTGACGAAGCCGTAGCGGCCGGCATTGGCCGACAGCCACTTGAACCCGGCACTCCCCGCAGTCAGTGTCCGCCCGCCGGACGTGATGTCGATGGCCAGTCCGAGCTCGTGCAGGGAACGCCCCGGGATCGCCGTCGGCACCCGGCAGGACGAGGCCGGCGCCGTGTAGATGTCCGGGCAACCGTTGACCTTGCGCAGCTCGATCTGGCGCTCGCGGGTGCGGAACCCGCCGCCGGACAGGTCGACGCCGTCGGCCTTCGCGTCGTCCAGCATCAGCTTGAAGGCGTACGCGACGTTCTTGTGCACCCGGATGCCGTACACGGTGGTGGAGTCGGCCACGGTGAACGAGCCGCGGACCTGGTTGACGACGTCGCGGCTGAGCGCGGCGGCCTGCCCGGCGTACGCGGCGTTGGCCTGGTCCAGGGCGATGAGCCGCTGCTGGTTGACGGTGATCGCCGCCGTGGTGCGCTCCAGTGCGGCCTGGGTGCCGTCGAGCGCGGTGGTGGCTGCCTCCGCCGTGCCCTGCGCGGTCTTGAGCGCCGTGGCGGCGGTGGCGGCCTCGCCTCGACGGGTGGCGGTGAGCTTCGCGGCGGCGGTCACCGCGGCCTTGGCCTTGGCCACCGCCGAGCTGTTGCGCGGGCGCTGCTGCGTCACCACGGTGAGCGTGTTCCGCGCTGTCGCGAGGTCCACCCGGGCGATCGCATAGCGGGTACGGGCGACGGCGTCCTCGGCGATCGCCGTCGTCAGCGCCGTCTGTGCGGCGCCCTGTTCGGTGCGGCGGACGGGCAGCTGCGCCGTCGTGGCCTTGAGTGCGTCGCGCTGGCCGGCGAGCCGCTGGCGCAGCGCGGTGTAGGCCGGGGTCGGCGTCAGGCTGTGGTACATCAGCGACGCCCATGTCTGCGCGACCTCGGGCACCGCGGCGGATGCGGGCGCGGGCGGGCCGGCGACGGCCCCCACCGCTGCGGCGAGGGTGGCGACGGCTGCGGCGGCGCGCAGGCGGACGGGCTTACGGTGGAGGTTCGTCATGAAGCGTGGCTCCTCGGCCTGGCTCGGTCAGGGGTCCAGACGAGTCTTGAAGCCAGCGGGTGCAGCCTCGGCCCGCTGCCGTTGCGGGCTGGTTGCCACACCTGTCACGAGCCGGCCGGGTGGTGCGTACAGAGCCGAATGTCCGGAATTCTCGTCACGGTGAGCGCCCGGACAGCAGCGGAAAGTAGAAAATCTGCGAGGATCGATATCGATCGACGTGCTTGAACTCAAGGAGGAGACATGGACGTCCGTAACAGTCGATGGCTCGTGCCGGTGCTGGCCGGGGCCCTGATCACCGGTGGACTCACGCTGACCCGCCCGGCGGCTCCACCGGCGTCGGCCGCCGCCGTACGCAATGTCATCTTCATCAACGGTGACGGCATGGCCGCCGCGCATCGCGAAGCCGCCCGGCTCTACTACGCCGGTCTCGACGGCCGGCTGGTGATGGATTCGCTGCCGGTGTCCGGGCAGCTCACCACCAGCCCGCACGACCCGGGCTCGGTGGTCACCGACTCGGCCGCCGGGGCCAGCGCCTGGGCCACCGGGCAGCGCACGTACAACGGTGCCATCAGCGTCGACGTGGCCGGAAACCCACTGCCCACGCTGGGCGCCCAGGCCAAGGCGGCCGGCAAGGCCACCGGCCTGGTCACCACCGCCCAGGTGACCGACGCCAGCCCGGCCGCGTTCTTCTCCAACAGCGTCAACCGGGCCGCGCAGGACGACATCGCACGGCAGTACCTGGAGGTCAGCAAGCCCGACGTGATCC includes:
- a CDS encoding BTAD domain-containing putative transcriptional regulator codes for the protein MSSRMSGPEVQLRVLGPVRLTAGDRLLAVGGVRHTKLIAVLALHAGELLSKDQLADALWDSPPGSWQQQLHNLTSKLRTVLRPYDDVELRTEAEGYRLVIPRANVDCLVFADRVAEARRLVRADQPGPALTELVAALGLWRGQALNGVDSRALLSAAARLEERRADAVELLAELRIRRGEYAEAVTELTEVVEGHPLRESARALLLTALLHSGRSAEALAAYEKGRQVLADELGTDPGQALQEIYATILRGEATTGAPAPAGSPAPAAPRLLPHTTPDFTGREQELEQLAAVLSEQEATTLTISAIDGMGGVGKTALALRLAHRVAERYPDGQFFVDLRGFTRDKEPLPPAAAITELLQATGVPIELIPHGLDALTAAWRTAMAGRKALLVLDNAVDAAQIVPLLPGTAGILVVITSRRRLLSVEGAIPLALDVLPPAESVELFHRVAGAARAPLDAPELPEIVALCGHLPLAVRIAAARFRHRTSWTLGYLTEQLREYRSRTRLLATDDRDVIAVLNLSYRHLSPRHQDVFRSLSLHPGTDIRARSVAALHDLPLDEIESCLESLVEDNVLLEPAPGVYRLHDLVRDATVRLAEQHDDPATRRTAIRGLLDYYLALAQSWCRPLTRGPFVFAESEAAGHRLVEPPPAGSALLAALEPELSAFLGAVRLAEAEGLLEYVWAIPCAIEPLLTMRNYEGEAAGVFRTAVAAARHLGDRAAEARSLTGLALTLRERGDNDEAMDVFREAIRASRDAARPDWEIHQLMGLGVAQLGGGAADAARTSFEEALAVAETQHDRMSVISLNNNLGVVNRDLGRFDEALRRFDDVERAMSSTPASSAGAGAATTPDGGAEGAGAAAAPDGRAAVADPEGAGAAAAPDGRAAVADPEGALRLTINRAMTWTLIGDQERAVAGFERALEQAGALSSLRREAIARAGLAAAHRALGHTTEALSHGRAALTLSREMGLREVECDAMSSIGEINLAVGDLPAAVAVFDRTLDLAREHRIARYETRAHQGLAHADLLKGDLRGARTHFEKARELCPPGFYENEEISVHLDRLGDPAVRCRRCPVVEQR
- a CDS encoding exporter of killing factor SpbC, whose protein sequence is MTARIAGFEPRGRAYALLRTTLAAQALIVLVLDPDGRLFPATAANPGGVRCDGVHGAALWCLGGPSASLLPARLVTIVVLLPAMLGWRPRLVGIPHWYVTFSLAMAMPVPVGGDYVAQIATMLLIPVCLGDRRRWHWSPVRAPLAPGWRGAAYAATLVLRLQVTIIYATAGLAKAADGRWRDGSVLAMLSTDPRYGLPGWLRPAGLFLAGHAPLAIGAAWAVIGAEVLLAVAVHGTAGWRRAAFVVGVVLHAGIVVAFGLPTFGAVMIAVLGYACYAGRRTEGAGSGTARCAQGAPVIDAQER
- a CDS encoding GNAT family N-acetyltransferase, which translates into the protein MSVEVSVLDPAALTEEDVDRYHALVTSAAAVDRPENPPLTRAWTHSWLTTPDTADRTTLYWSARLGGSIAGVGKLVLPGHENGRSAEVDLRVGPEQRRRGVARALLAAMAPAAQEHDRVTLFSWIVADAPPAFLAERLGAEIVHTNHLQVLRLDGGGADRWRTPEPAGYRSVRWIGHVPDDLLELFATAKKAIQDAPLGGTATQIPVWTPERIRAAERDLAARGVERRVVVAVHEATGEIAGLTELQFHPERPRVGIQQDTSVRREHRGHGLGRFVKAEMLGWVTATRDLRPELVMTTTATQNAHMRRINEELGFELARRIQLAEIKTDALRAALG
- a CDS encoding phytanoyl-CoA dioxygenase family protein, which gives rise to MTTTDIGAAAREAIYTDGITACKGAFSTGWADLMREDIEKAFAEASARPDGAVGRGPKRYYVEIHPEQLRGFVELVTHPWVTAVCESVLGPDYRIVELGFDIPFAGAVNQPWHRDFPMPELTRAEGKLDSLAFNLTGVDTEEDMGPFEIAPGTQFDDDPAFGHGMFPPKQSYGRYEDRAVRKYPKRGDISARSALTIHRGTRNESQKSRPVLVLGVDAPGGINGDKHDMAVTHGFWATLPAELKRHLHCPVVDVLTPITQKHTIEGLVMGAA
- a CDS encoding LacI family DNA-binding transcriptional regulator, with the protein product MGATLRQVAERAGVSVRTVSNVVSGFALVAPETRSRVQAAIDELQYRPNAAARHLRGGRSGLVALAVPEIASPYFGELAGLLAREAERRSWLMLIQQTGGDAKDERALLDGVRGQVVDGVILSPWALSPADLTHRTETLPLVLLGEQDADGLLDHVAVDSVAAAREATAHLIARGRTRIAAIGRQPHLENGTAARRLQGYRQALTAAGLPVRPDLEIPVARLHRADGAEAMATLLNRADAVFCFSDQLALGAMRTALRHGLRIPQDLAVAGFDDVEDGRYATPALTTIAPDKEAIAREALTCLEDRLAGDRTAPARRIVVGHRLVVRDST
- a CDS encoding vanadium-dependent haloperoxidase, which gives rise to MRTLLVAVLLTGAGAGAPSTAPVDIDSVRGWNDLALTAVRTTRATDADAARLYAMIGVAIYDAVNGLTAGPARAPALVPGPGPRGGDEQAAAAAAAHAVLVRADPDRAVSYDVRLESDLTRLRDARTPGVTSGERWGRQVGEAVVASRATDGSTPVESQPAGAGPGVFRAAWPGAQYREVRPFAIADPARYLPGPPPALDSVAYAGAFAEVAVLGNAALPAPDLLATYQFWSLPAGSSQPPGEWLRIALEVAQARHLPTAAQARLDALITLALADTTVSTVNTKYTYRHWRPATAIREADTDGNPATTPDPTWSPRAGSAGSSPEYVSGHSSYSTAAATVLAGFFCNDAIPFTHTTDSAPNGTPRTYPTFSAAAAEAGRSRIYGGQHFDFSNQTGATIGRGVATEVLAHSLLLRRGPTHHGACPR
- a CDS encoding SGNH/GDSL hydrolase family protein, translating into MTITFAVLGDSIAYGQGATRPADTISARLAADLAGSGIPAEVRMFAVPGADSRSLAAQVDRATAADPHLALIIIGANDLTHMVPPQQAATLLGDAVRTLRGAGAEVVVAPAPDLSVVPWVPPQMRLLVQAGSRALRQEQTRAALAAGARIADISGTSAAAFASDASLFSADRFHPSSAGYAVISTALTPTIREAAAAAKAPR
- a CDS encoding D-alanyl-D-alanine carboxypeptidase family protein; protein product: MTNLHRKPVRLRAAAAVATLAAAVGAVAGPPAPASAAVPEVAQTWASLMYHSLTPTPAYTALRQRLAGQRDALKATTAQLPVRRTEQGAAQTALTTAIAEDAVARTRYAIARVDLATARNTLTVVTQQRPRNSSAVAKAKAAVTAAAKLTATRRGEAATAATALKTAQGTAEAATTALDGTQAALERTTAAITVNQQRLIALDQANAAYAGQAAALSRDVVNQVRGSFTVADSTTVYGIRVHKNVAYAFKLMLDDAKADGVDLSGGGFRTRERQIELRKVNGCPDIYTAPASSCRVPTAIPGRSLHELGLAIDITSGGRTLTAGSAGFKWLSANAGRYGFVNLPSEPWHWSITGS